From one Streptomyces sp. NBC_01478 genomic stretch:
- a CDS encoding VWA domain-containing protein, with translation MITRQRLAAGICALLATLTAGVAFPAGAVADETDSTASPKVELVLDVSGSMSAKDMDGGSRMAAAKQAFNEVLDATPEEVQLGIRTLGADYHGNDRKTGCKDTAQLYPVGTLNRTEAKTAVATLQPTGWTPIGPALLKAANDLNGGDGTRRIVLISDGEDTCQPLDPCEVAREIAAKGIGLTIDTLGLVPDAKTRDQLSCIADATGGTYTSVQHKEELSDRVGQLVDRAADPVVTPVATEGTAQCSSAPTLKSGLYTDREEFGKQRFYRVDVDPGQELRASVSVGADREVNPDYGVLLRAVTVHGREIVRGEGTGNGRTDVISTGLRYPKAESDDDEAPAETVCLQVTNSFSAASGVKTTPGLPLELTVDVVDGPSKASDVASFGLGRGWWLLGALVLTGFVAGLLWGWVSRWRVAVWRTN, from the coding sequence ATGATCACAAGACAACGGCTGGCGGCGGGAATCTGTGCCCTGCTCGCCACCCTCACGGCCGGGGTCGCCTTCCCTGCCGGAGCGGTCGCCGACGAGACGGACTCCACGGCCTCCCCCAAGGTCGAACTCGTGCTGGACGTCAGCGGATCCATGAGCGCCAAGGACATGGACGGCGGCTCGCGGATGGCAGCGGCGAAGCAGGCGTTCAACGAGGTGCTCGACGCGACACCCGAGGAAGTGCAGCTCGGCATCCGCACGTTGGGCGCCGACTACCACGGCAACGACCGCAAGACGGGCTGCAAGGACACCGCGCAGCTCTACCCGGTGGGCACCCTGAACCGCACCGAGGCCAAGACCGCGGTGGCGACGCTCCAGCCCACCGGCTGGACGCCGATCGGGCCCGCGCTGCTGAAGGCGGCGAACGACCTGAACGGCGGTGACGGCACCCGCCGTATCGTCCTGATCAGTGACGGCGAGGACACCTGCCAGCCGCTGGACCCGTGCGAGGTGGCGCGCGAGATCGCGGCCAAGGGCATCGGCCTGACCATCGACACGCTGGGTCTGGTGCCGGACGCCAAGACCCGCGACCAGCTCAGTTGCATCGCGGACGCGACCGGCGGCACCTACACCTCCGTGCAGCACAAGGAGGAACTCTCCGACCGGGTCGGCCAGTTGGTCGACCGGGCCGCCGATCCAGTGGTGACACCGGTCGCCACCGAGGGCACCGCCCAGTGCTCCAGCGCCCCGACCCTCAAGTCCGGTCTGTACACGGACCGCGAGGAGTTCGGCAAGCAGCGCTTCTACCGCGTGGACGTCGACCCCGGCCAGGAGCTGCGTGCTTCGGTGAGCGTCGGCGCGGACCGTGAAGTGAACCCGGACTACGGGGTGTTGCTGCGGGCGGTCACCGTGCACGGCCGCGAGATCGTGCGCGGCGAGGGCACGGGCAACGGCCGTACGGACGTCATCTCCACCGGGCTGCGCTACCCGAAGGCCGAGAGCGACGACGACGAGGCGCCGGCCGAGACCGTGTGTCTCCAGGTCACCAACTCCTTCTCGGCGGCCTCCGGGGTGAAGACCACGCCCGGTCTGCCCCTCGAACTGACCGTGGACGTCGTGGACGGACCCAGCAAGGCGAGCGACGTGGCCTCCTTCGGCCTCGGCCGCGGCTGGTGGCTGCTCGGCGCACTCGTGCTGACCGGCTTCGTGGCGGGTCTGCTCTGGGGCTGGGTGTCCCGCTGGCGTGTCGCGGTCTGGAGGACCAACTGA
- a CDS encoding IucA/IucC family siderophore biosynthesis protein, giving the protein MSLVVTDHDAPSAPEESTVDRPPLPEAEVAEELAAVRPDLVQRYAAELPGARAAVLTRLWRALAHEPLPWITGRTPGLFLRLSRGRTLHGPPADPYATDAYVTVVHLDGVAYDDPARLMTDLAVPHGSAFAAELGHSVASLALSRANQPARSADWPAHDWEWEQRIVDGHPFHPNCRSRPGFSVAEQLAYGPEHRPVVALGSVPVGADECLLTGEWPDGLRDAGRLLIPVHPWQAAHVLKRTGEGPLDAHPLMSLRTLALADGPHVKTALSARLTSSVRDISVYSIGLSATLSAFGETLAARSDGLLHVTRTLGAVTADSPDLAAVLRESPQTYADTDAGERVLPVAALAVTGLPRSPGWLAEFTRLALVVGLRLLESGVALEAHGQNLLVVLDRTGAPVRLVYRDLADIRVSPKRLAEQGIPVPELTGRIVTDDEVTLRRKLFGSLVAGALAGTAGSGTALRAALAAVVPDLPRTPDLRTLLERPLPAKALTLMRLSPELPGDQWTALPNPLVLEPGPSDQ; this is encoded by the coding sequence ATGTCTCTCGTCGTCACCGACCATGACGCCCCGTCCGCACCCGAGGAGTCGACCGTGGACCGTCCCCCGCTTCCCGAAGCCGAGGTCGCCGAGGAACTCGCCGCCGTACGCCCTGACCTCGTGCAACGGTACGCGGCCGAACTGCCCGGCGCCCGTGCGGCGGTGCTCACCCGGCTCTGGCGGGCGCTCGCCCACGAGCCGCTGCCGTGGATCACCGGCCGGACCCCGGGCCTGTTCCTACGGCTCTCACGCGGCCGGACGCTGCACGGCCCGCCCGCCGATCCGTACGCGACGGACGCCTACGTCACCGTCGTCCACCTCGACGGCGTGGCCTACGACGATCCGGCGCGCCTGATGACCGACCTCGCCGTGCCGCACGGGTCCGCCTTCGCGGCCGAACTCGGGCACAGCGTGGCCTCGTTGGCGCTGTCGCGGGCCAACCAGCCTGCCCGTTCGGCTGATTGGCCGGCGCACGACTGGGAGTGGGAGCAGCGGATCGTCGACGGGCATCCCTTCCACCCCAACTGCCGGTCCCGACCCGGGTTCTCGGTGGCCGAGCAGCTCGCGTACGGGCCCGAGCACCGGCCCGTGGTGGCGCTGGGGTCGGTGCCGGTCGGGGCGGACGAGTGTCTGCTGACCGGTGAGTGGCCGGACGGACTGCGGGACGCGGGGCGGCTGTTGATCCCGGTGCACCCGTGGCAGGCGGCGCATGTGCTGAAGCGGACCGGGGAGGGTCCGCTCGACGCGCATCCGCTGATGTCCCTGCGGACCCTCGCGCTGGCGGACGGGCCGCATGTCAAGACCGCGCTGAGCGCCCGGCTCACGTCCTCGGTGCGGGACATCTCGGTCTACTCGATCGGGTTGTCGGCGACGCTGTCGGCGTTCGGGGAGACCCTGGCGGCCCGCTCGGACGGCCTGTTGCACGTCACCCGCACGCTGGGCGCGGTCACGGCCGACTCCCCCGATCTCGCCGCCGTGCTGCGCGAGTCGCCGCAGACGTACGCGGACACGGACGCGGGCGAACGGGTCCTGCCGGTGGCCGCCCTCGCGGTGACCGGCCTGCCCCGATCGCCGGGCTGGCTGGCCGAGTTCACACGTCTCGCCCTCGTCGTCGGTCTGCGGCTGCTGGAGTCCGGTGTGGCCCTTGAGGCACACGGTCAGAACCTGCTGGTGGTGCTCGACCGGACGGGTGCCCCCGTACGCCTGGTGTACCGCGATCTCGCCGACATCCGCGTCAGCCCCAAGCGCCTTGCCGAGCAGGGGATTCCGGTACCGGAGCTGACCGGACGCATCGTCACCGACGACGAAGTCACCCTGCGGCGCAAGCTGTTCGGCTCGCTCGTCGCGGGCGCGCTCGCGGGTACGGCGGGTTCCGGTACGGCGCTCAGGGCGGCGCTGGCGGCCGTCGTACCGGATCTGCCGCGCACGCCGGACCTGCGCACGCTGCTCGAACGGCCGTTGCCGGCCAAGGCGTTGACGTTGATGCGGCTGTCGCCGGAGCTGCCCGGGGACCAGTGGACCGCGCTGCCCAACCCGCTCGTTTTGGAGCCCGGTCCATCTGATCAATAG
- a CDS encoding IucA/IucC family protein: protein MDRVDFTPPGDDVAERADAYAAAPLLNCLLREVARPLPDPGERHVFRLPGSGRLLRVRGERRPAEPEVCTDGDWRPVGHAELVKLVAEELTRHTGVSNHELPAEMTDSRDAVAALLTAREGATAPDDPYLRSEQSLITGHPYHPAPKARGGGPVAGWLPYAPEAYARFPLVLLGLREDAVVEEGDVSALDALGEAPPGYRLLPAHPWQLDLVGTALAEAFADGRLIRLGTTAAPVWPTAAIRTVYLPEQAAGDDLFLKFSLDVRITNDIRRLWRHDLVKLRRTDTAVRDAFAATGGPAAWLGDRGYRTADFAFEELAAMVRDGLHDHLLPGTTPLLAAGLVEGFEGDPLSAAADPGAWWEAYLRQVVPPALAAFADHGVVLEAHLQNTLVAVDADGTPVQALYRDAEGVKLLADVDRAAGWERLVYCLVVNHLVEIAGVLAERHPALDPWPAVRAELARRSDLPETAALLASPTLPGKTNLLLRWTGADGADARYLPLPNPLAG, encoded by the coding sequence ATGGATCGCGTCGACTTCACACCTCCGGGCGACGACGTGGCGGAGCGCGCCGACGCGTACGCGGCCGCGCCCCTGCTCAACTGTCTGCTGCGGGAGGTGGCCCGGCCGCTCCCGGACCCGGGGGAGCGACATGTGTTCCGGCTGCCGGGGAGCGGCCGGCTGCTGCGGGTGCGCGGCGAGCGGCGGCCCGCCGAGCCCGAGGTGTGCACGGACGGCGACTGGCGGCCCGTCGGCCACGCCGAACTCGTGAAACTCGTCGCCGAGGAACTGACCCGGCACACCGGGGTGTCCAACCACGAGCTGCCCGCCGAGATGACCGACAGCCGTGACGCGGTCGCCGCGCTGCTCACCGCGCGCGAGGGGGCGACGGCGCCGGACGACCCGTATCTCCGCTCCGAACAGTCCTTGATCACCGGCCATCCCTACCATCCCGCGCCCAAGGCACGCGGCGGCGGCCCCGTCGCGGGCTGGCTGCCCTATGCCCCGGAGGCGTACGCCCGGTTCCCGCTGGTGCTGCTCGGGCTGCGCGAGGACGCGGTCGTGGAGGAGGGCGACGTCTCGGCCCTGGACGCGCTCGGCGAGGCCCCGCCCGGCTACCGGCTGCTGCCCGCCCACCCGTGGCAGCTCGACCTCGTCGGCACCGCCCTCGCGGAGGCGTTCGCGGACGGCCGGCTGATCCGGCTCGGCACGACCGCGGCTCCGGTGTGGCCGACGGCCGCGATCCGCACCGTGTACCTCCCCGAACAGGCCGCCGGGGACGACCTGTTCCTCAAGTTCAGCCTGGACGTGCGCATCACCAACGACATACGCCGACTGTGGCGCCACGACCTGGTGAAACTCCGGCGCACCGACACGGCCGTCCGGGACGCCTTCGCCGCGACGGGCGGCCCGGCGGCCTGGCTGGGCGACCGCGGCTACCGCACCGCGGACTTCGCCTTCGAGGAACTCGCCGCCATGGTCCGCGACGGCCTGCACGACCACCTCCTGCCCGGCACCACCCCGCTGCTCGCGGCGGGGTTGGTGGAGGGCTTCGAGGGCGATCCGCTCTCCGCCGCGGCCGACCCGGGGGCCTGGTGGGAGGCGTATCTGCGCCAGGTCGTACCGCCCGCGCTCGCCGCGTTCGCGGACCACGGCGTCGTCCTCGAAGCGCATCTGCAGAACACGCTGGTCGCCGTCGACGCGGACGGAACTCCCGTGCAGGCGCTGTACCGGGACGCGGAGGGCGTGAAGCTGCTGGCGGACGTGGACCGGGCCGCCGGGTGGGAGCGGTTGGTGTACTGCCTGGTCGTCAACCACCTCGTCGAGATCGCCGGAGTCCTCGCCGAGCGTCACCCGGCCCTGGACCCCTGGCCCGCCGTCCGCGCCGAACTGGCCCGCCGCTCCGACCTTCCCGAGACCGCCGCACTCCTCGCCTCGCCCACCCTGCCCGGCAAGACGAACCTGCTGCTGCGCTGGACCGGGGCGGACGGCGCGGACGCCCGCTATCTGCCCCTTCCGAACCCACTGGCGGGATGA
- a CDS encoding protein kinase domain-containing protein: MKPLRADDPTAVGDGRYRLVGRLGQGGMGVVYFGRSRSGRAVAVKVVRPELSTEPGFRRRFADEVAAARRVGGFHTAPVVDADPQGDPAWLVTAYVPGPTLQVLLDRVGPLPADTLTVLAAGLAEALAAIHQAGVIHRDLKPANIIIAEDGPRVIDFGIARALDGTALTQTGFQIGTLGFLAPEQLTGGTLTPAVDMFALGVVLGQAAGRAPFGDGAAAAWPYRVVHEQPDLTGVPGQLRALVAACLAKDPRDRPGPTEFLDGLTVQHASDVWLPAEATAIVRSQDPAAYFAAADRPSAAPADPRTGLSGPPGTGERRPVVGVDPGPTVSDEPVAGERSAVAAEPWPGEAWPGEPVSDERPVTAADPWPMASGARAADERQQAVAPHPLTVRSAPGPGFGPAPEFGPVPDVVPAPVAPPSGSGPVGGTGERRSRRGPVAVAVLLVAAVTAGLFVWHPWSGSAQDDAGAGGTSPSASRSTPAAFPDAPLLVRMDTDPGSSTCHSVIGRRDSTKDDPKQLIDGTCDALPQWAPDHKSFAFTRKTGQESAVWTANADGGDVRRVAAISGGRVSWSPDGKRLAVLRRQDGVQQLFVVTVADGSARQLTTGTGKVDDPAWSPDGKHIAVCLQKTSGWQIHVVDPSQPGAEPRQVTHQSRRALDPVWSPDSRYFAYTAGAPGVGTGGDIHIVKADGTGDRVLVRTDAQEMDPVWSPSGTWVAFVRGPFDRPEIWAVRADGTGERRLTTGSTPEGHPSWQ; encoded by the coding sequence ATGAAACCGCTCCGAGCAGATGATCCCACCGCTGTCGGGGACGGCCGGTACCGCTTGGTCGGCCGGCTCGGCCAGGGCGGGATGGGCGTCGTCTACTTCGGCCGGTCGCGGTCGGGCCGGGCGGTGGCCGTCAAGGTCGTACGGCCCGAACTGAGCACGGAACCGGGATTCCGGCGCAGGTTCGCCGACGAAGTGGCCGCGGCCCGCCGCGTCGGCGGCTTCCACACCGCGCCGGTCGTGGACGCGGACCCGCAGGGCGACCCGGCCTGGCTGGTGACGGCGTACGTACCCGGACCCACGCTTCAGGTCCTGCTCGACCGGGTGGGTCCCCTGCCCGCGGACACGCTCACCGTGCTGGCCGCCGGCCTCGCGGAGGCGCTGGCGGCGATCCACCAGGCCGGGGTCATCCACCGCGACCTGAAGCCCGCCAACATCATCATCGCGGAGGACGGCCCCCGGGTCATCGACTTCGGCATCGCGCGGGCCCTCGACGGTACGGCCCTCACCCAGACCGGCTTCCAGATCGGCACCCTCGGATTTCTCGCGCCGGAGCAGCTCACCGGGGGCACGCTCACTCCCGCGGTGGACATGTTCGCCCTGGGCGTCGTGCTCGGGCAGGCGGCGGGCCGCGCTCCCTTCGGCGACGGGGCGGCTGCCGCGTGGCCCTACCGGGTCGTCCACGAACAGCCCGATCTCACGGGCGTTCCCGGCCAGTTGCGCGCACTGGTCGCGGCCTGCCTGGCGAAGGACCCACGGGACCGGCCCGGCCCCACGGAGTTCCTCGACGGACTCACGGTCCAGCACGCGTCGGACGTGTGGCTGCCGGCGGAGGCGACGGCGATCGTACGGAGCCAGGATCCGGCGGCGTACTTCGCGGCGGCCGATCGCCCGTCGGCCGCGCCCGCGGATCCCCGTACGGGGCTCTCCGGCCCGCCGGGGACGGGGGAGCGGCGGCCGGTCGTGGGTGTCGATCCGGGGCCGACGGTGTCCGACGAGCCGGTGGCCGGGGAGCGGTCGGCCGTGGCTGCCGAACCGTGGCCCGGTGAGGCGTGGCCCGGTGAGCCGGTGTCCGACGAGCGGCCCGTCACGGCTGCCGACCCGTGGCCCATGGCGTCCGGCGCGCGGGCGGCCGACGAGCGGCAGCAGGCCGTGGCGCCCCATCCCCTGACCGTCCGGTCGGCGCCGGGCCCCGGCTTCGGGCCCGCACCGGAGTTCGGGCCCGTGCCGGACGTCGTGCCCGCCCCCGTGGCGCCGCCCAGTGGTTCCGGGCCGGTGGGCGGTACCGGGGAGAGACGGAGTCGCCGTGGGCCGGTCGCCGTGGCGGTGCTGCTGGTCGCGGCGGTCACCGCGGGGCTGTTCGTGTGGCATCCCTGGTCCGGTTCCGCCCAGGACGACGCCGGCGCCGGGGGAACCTCGCCGTCTGCCTCGCGGTCGACGCCCGCCGCGTTTCCCGACGCCCCGCTGCTGGTCCGGATGGACACGGATCCCGGATCGTCCACGTGCCACAGCGTGATCGGCCGCCGTGACTCCACGAAGGACGACCCGAAGCAACTGATCGACGGGACGTGCGACGCGCTGCCGCAGTGGGCCCCCGACCACAAGTCGTTCGCGTTCACCCGCAAGACGGGGCAGGAGTCGGCCGTGTGGACGGCGAACGCGGACGGCGGCGACGTCCGCCGGGTCGCCGCGATCTCCGGCGGCCGGGTGTCCTGGTCCCCGGACGGCAAGCGGCTGGCGGTGCTGCGCAGGCAGGACGGTGTGCAGCAACTGTTCGTCGTGACCGTCGCGGACGGTTCCGCGCGCCAACTGACCACCGGTACCGGGAAGGTGGACGACCCCGCCTGGTCCCCCGACGGCAAGCACATCGCCGTCTGCCTGCAGAAGACGTCGGGCTGGCAGATCCATGTCGTCGACCCGTCGCAGCCGGGCGCCGAACCCCGGCAGGTCACCCATCAGTCCCGGCGGGCGCTCGACCCCGTCTGGTCCCCGGACAGCCGGTACTTCGCCTACACCGCCGGGGCGCCCGGCGTGGGGACCGGGGGAGACATCCACATCGTCAAGGCGGACGGCACCGGCGACCGGGTGCTGGTGCGGACCGACGCCCAGGAGATGGACCCGGTCTGGTCGCCGAGCGGCACGTGGGTGGCCTTCGTCCGGGGTCCCTTCGACCGACCGGAGATCTGGGCGGTCCGCGCGGACGGCACGGGCGAACGCAGGCTCACCACGGGCAGCACGCCTGAGGGGCACCCCTCCTGGCAGTGA
- a CDS encoding HipA family kinase yields the protein MLREVTATRYIEPLRSGGSVPGLVEADDLGTYVVKFTGSAQGRKALVAEVIVGELARALGLRFPELVLVHFDPAIADAEPHQEVRDLHRASAGLNLGMDFLPGARDFTPEVAARCTVDPLEAGKIVWLDALTVNVDRTVHSSNLMIWPTLGVAPPRLWLIDHGAALVFHHRWDGADPTKAYDFRHHALGHYAPDTRAADAELAAEVTEELLRRIAAEVPDAWLAGEPGFATPDAVREAYVAYLHARVAASAAWLPTDFPSGEERAAEEARRAAKTQQGRPSWLKRVPDLHGKPTAEQDWSVHLG from the coding sequence ATGCTGAGAGAGGTCACGGCAACCCGCTACATCGAACCCCTGCGCTCCGGCGGCTCCGTCCCCGGACTCGTCGAGGCCGACGACCTCGGCACCTACGTCGTCAAGTTCACCGGCTCCGCGCAGGGTCGCAAGGCGCTGGTCGCCGAAGTGATCGTCGGGGAGTTGGCCCGCGCCCTGGGACTGCGCTTCCCCGAACTGGTGCTGGTGCACTTCGATCCGGCGATCGCCGACGCGGAGCCCCACCAGGAGGTGCGGGACCTGCACCGCGCGAGCGCCGGCCTGAACCTCGGCATGGACTTTCTGCCGGGTGCGCGGGACTTCACCCCGGAGGTCGCCGCGCGCTGCACCGTCGACCCGCTGGAGGCCGGGAAGATCGTCTGGCTCGACGCGCTGACCGTCAACGTCGACCGCACGGTGCACAGTTCGAACCTGATGATCTGGCCGACGCTCGGCGTCGCACCCCCGCGCCTGTGGCTCATCGACCACGGCGCCGCCCTCGTCTTCCACCACCGCTGGGACGGCGCCGACCCCACGAAGGCCTACGACTTCCGCCATCACGCCCTCGGCCACTACGCGCCCGACACCCGCGCCGCCGACGCCGAGTTGGCCGCCGAGGTGACCGAGGAACTGCTGCGCCGCATCGCGGCCGAGGTGCCGGACGCCTGGCTGGCCGGCGAACCGGGCTTCGCGACACCCGACGCCGTACGGGAGGCGTACGTCGCCTACCTCCACGCGCGCGTGGCGGCCTCCGCGGCCTGGCTCCCCACCGACTTCCCCAGCGGGGAGGAACGCGCCGCCGAGGAGGCCCGCCGGGCGGCGAAGACACAGCAGGGCCGCCCGAGTTGGCTCAAGCGGGTCCCCGACCTGCACGGCAAACCGACGGCGGAACAGGATTGGTCGGTACACCTGGGATGA
- a CDS encoding SelT/SelW/SelH family protein — translation MTQRVQIEYCTQCRWLPRAAWLAQELLTTFETELTELSLKPGTGGVFVVRVNDEVVWDRREQGFPEPTAVKKLVRDRVAPEKSLGHSDK, via the coding sequence ATGACCCAAAGAGTTCAGATCGAGTACTGCACCCAGTGCCGTTGGCTGCCCCGCGCGGCCTGGCTGGCGCAGGAGCTGTTGACCACCTTCGAGACCGAGCTGACGGAGCTGTCCCTGAAGCCCGGCACCGGCGGTGTCTTCGTCGTCCGCGTCAACGACGAGGTCGTCTGGGACCGCCGCGAACAGGGCTTCCCGGAACCCACGGCCGTGAAGAAGCTCGTACGCGACCGAGTGGCCCCGGAAAAATCCCTGGGCCACTCGGACAAGTGA
- the aceB gene encoding malate synthase A, which produces MSAPAPSSPVVVDAEPLPRQDEVLTDEALAFVAELHRRFTPRRAGLLARRAERRAEIARTSTLDFLPETAAIRADDSWKVAPSPAALNDRRVEITGPTDRKMTINALNSGAKIWLADFEDASAPTWENVVTGQLNLIDAYTRAIDFTDPNSGKSYALKAEDELATVVMRPRGWHLNERHLLVDGEQVPGAFVDFGLYFFHNAQRLLDLGKGPYFYLPKTESHLEARLWNDVFVFAQDYVGVPQGTVRATVLIETITAAYEMEEILYELRDHASGLNAGRWDYLFSIVKNFRDGGPRFVLPDRNAVTMTAPFMRAYTELLVRTCHKRGAHAIGGMAAFIPSRRDEAVNKVAFEKVKADKDREAGDGFDGSWVAHPDLVPIALASFDAVLGDRPNQKDRLREDVDVKAADLIAVDSLHAKPTYPGLVNAVQVGIRYIEAWLRGLGAVAIFNLMEDAATAEISRSQIWQWINADVEFENGEKATPELARRIAAEELENIRAEIGADAFAAGHWQQAHDLLLEVALDADYADFLTLPAYEQLKG; this is translated from the coding sequence ATGTCCGCACCAGCGCCGTCCTCGCCGGTCGTCGTCGACGCCGAACCCCTCCCCCGGCAGGACGAGGTCCTCACCGACGAGGCCCTCGCCTTCGTGGCCGAGCTGCACCGCCGGTTCACGCCCCGCCGGGCCGGACTTCTCGCCCGCCGGGCCGAGCGCCGCGCGGAGATCGCCCGCACCTCCACCCTCGATTTCCTCCCGGAGACCGCCGCGATCCGCGCCGACGACTCCTGGAAGGTGGCCCCCTCCCCCGCCGCGCTGAACGACCGGCGGGTCGAGATCACCGGCCCCACCGACCGCAAGATGACGATCAACGCCCTCAACTCGGGCGCGAAGATCTGGCTCGCGGACTTCGAGGACGCCTCCGCGCCGACCTGGGAGAACGTCGTCACGGGTCAGCTCAACCTGATCGACGCCTACACCCGCGCGATCGACTTCACCGACCCCAACTCCGGTAAGTCGTACGCCTTGAAGGCCGAGGACGAGCTGGCGACCGTCGTGATGCGGCCGCGCGGCTGGCATCTGAACGAGCGTCACCTCCTCGTCGACGGTGAGCAGGTCCCGGGCGCCTTCGTGGACTTCGGGCTGTACTTCTTCCACAACGCGCAGCGGCTGCTGGACCTGGGCAAGGGCCCGTACTTCTACCTCCCGAAGACCGAGTCGCACCTCGAAGCCCGGCTGTGGAACGACGTGTTCGTCTTCGCGCAGGACTACGTCGGCGTCCCGCAGGGCACCGTCCGCGCGACCGTGCTGATCGAGACGATCACCGCCGCGTACGAGATGGAGGAGATCCTTTACGAACTCCGCGACCACGCCTCGGGGTTGAACGCGGGACGCTGGGACTACCTGTTCTCCATCGTGAAGAACTTCCGTGACGGCGGGCCCAGGTTCGTCCTCCCGGACCGCAACGCGGTGACGATGACGGCCCCGTTCATGCGGGCGTACACCGAACTCCTCGTCCGCACCTGCCACAAGCGCGGGGCGCACGCGATCGGCGGCATGGCGGCGTTCATCCCGTCCCGCCGTGACGAGGCGGTCAACAAGGTCGCGTTCGAGAAGGTCAAGGCGGACAAGGACCGTGAGGCGGGCGACGGTTTCGACGGATCCTGGGTGGCCCACCCGGACCTGGTGCCGATCGCCCTGGCCTCCTTCGACGCGGTCCTCGGCGACCGGCCGAACCAGAAGGACCGGCTGCGCGAGGACGTCGACGTCAAGGCGGCCGACCTGATCGCCGTGGACTCGCTGCACGCGAAGCCGACGTACCCGGGGCTCGTCAACGCCGTTCAGGTGGGCATCCGTTACATCGAGGCATGGCTGCGCGGGCTCGGTGCGGTCGCCATCTTCAACCTGATGGAGGACGCGGCCACCGCCGAGATCTCGCGCTCGCAGATCTGGCAGTGGATCAACGCGGACGTCGAGTTCGAGAACGGCGAGAAGGCGACTCCCGAGCTGGCGCGCAGGATCGCCGCCGAGGAGCTCGAGAACATCCGTGCCGAGATCGGCGCGGACGCCTTCGCCGCGGGCCACTGGCAGCAGGCCCACGACCTGCTCCTGGAGGTCGCGCTCGACGCCGACTACGCGGACTTCCTGACGCTGCCCGCGTACGAGCAGCTCAAGGGCTGA
- a CDS encoding nucleotidyltransferase family protein: protein MTGNDDQVAGLLLAAGGGRRLGGRPKALLEHRGRPLVEHAVGVLRAAGLTRVHVVLGARADAVRERADLAGCVVVENPEWERGMGSSLRAGLDSVSSTGARAALVSLVDQPGIGAEAVARVLAAYGSEESLVSAAYDGVRGHPVLFGAAHWAGIAESATGDRGARAYLKAHADAVTLVECGDAAEPYDIDTEADLVHLE, encoded by the coding sequence ATGACGGGAAACGATGACCAGGTCGCCGGGCTGCTGCTCGCCGCGGGAGGCGGCCGACGGCTCGGCGGGCGGCCCAAGGCGCTGTTGGAACACCGGGGGCGGCCCCTGGTGGAGCACGCGGTCGGGGTCCTGCGCGCGGCCGGCCTCACCCGCGTCCATGTGGTCCTGGGGGCGCGCGCCGACGCCGTACGGGAGCGGGCCGATCTGGCCGGGTGCGTGGTCGTGGAGAACCCGGAGTGGGAGCGGGGGATGGGGTCCTCGCTGCGAGCGGGGCTCGACTCGGTCTCGAGTACGGGGGCGCGGGCGGCGCTCGTGTCGCTCGTCGACCAGCCCGGGATCGGTGCGGAGGCGGTGGCGCGGGTGCTCGCGGCGTACGGCTCCGAGGAGTCGCTGGTCTCGGCCGCCTACGACGGGGTACGCGGGCATCCGGTGCTGTTCGGGGCCGCGCACTGGGCCGGGATCGCGGAGAGCGCGACCGGGGACCGGGGGGCGCGGGCGTACCTCAAGGCGCACGCGGACGCGGTCACGCTCGTCGAGTGCGGAGATGCGGCGGAGCCGTACGACATCGACACTGAGGCGGATCTCGTCCACCTTGAGTGA
- a CDS encoding DUF5955 family protein, translated as MLRSLGQRSVTGSDEDPRVAELRTAVSRLRRELAAHPAEFPDRVIAEDELAALAAMTIDGIPEIPRLRRSLLLIAGAIGSVSALTRGLTDVRNAVDLFGQPRGGQG; from the coding sequence GTGTTGCGGAGCTTGGGGCAGAGGTCAGTGACCGGCAGCGACGAGGATCCGAGGGTGGCGGAACTGCGGACCGCGGTGTCCCGGTTGCGCCGCGAACTCGCCGCGCATCCGGCCGAGTTCCCCGACCGTGTCATCGCCGAGGACGAACTCGCGGCGCTGGCCGCGATGACCATCGACGGCATCCCCGAAATCCCGCGCCTGCGCCGCTCGTTGCTCCTGATCGCCGGCGCGATCGGCTCGGTGAGCGCCCTCACGAGGGGCCTGACGGACGTACGCAACGCCGTGGACCTGTTCGGTCAACCGCGGGGCGGGCAGGGCTAG